In Centropristis striata isolate RG_2023a ecotype Rhode Island chromosome 15, C.striata_1.0, whole genome shotgun sequence, a genomic segment contains:
- the chm gene encoding rab proteins geranylgeranyltransferase component A 1, producing the protein MAAEDLPSEFDVVILGTGLAESVVAAAFSRVGQRVLHLDRRSYYAANWASFTFNALLTWIQEHHEESQPEEAQDWSSLLEEGEELIHLSSSDSASITNLQVFCFTSEEDEEEEAPSPDAPNTTEEDRGGADDDAVKETSETESADSKEEETQQKPEEPAAGEEEEKPASQAEGAEPEADQSEPAAAQSQSEPVKKKISYAQLVKEGRRFNIDLVSKLMYSRGSLVDLLIKSNVSRYAEFKNVTRILTYRHGQVEQVPCSRADVFASRQLSVVEKRKLMRFLTSCVEETEEQRAYNGRPYLEFLTAQQLGDNLQHFLLHSIAMVTEDTPTEDALAATRHFLRCLGRYGNTPFLFPVYGLGEIPQCFCRMCAVFGGIYCLRHSVNCLLVDKDTNRCKAVIDSRGQRISCSHFVVEEGFVGAERKRVATPTRFLSRAILITDGSVLPGDSDQQVSMVTVPPIAAGRPAVKMVELCPSTMTCMPGTYLVHLTCQSVGSAYEDLSPVVTKMFRTPESHDLESCPSVLWCMFFNMVDGSGLQDEGHDLPSNVFLCSGPDGSLGHDHAVRQAETIFQKILPEEEFCPPAPNPEDIIYDGENTSSTAGEEEKEGAAEEEEREEAGNDEEKQEEKQEEKKEEKQEEKQEEEQEEEEQGLQTEE; encoded by the exons ATGGCTGCCGAGGATCTGCCGTCTGAGTTTGACGTCGTTATTCTGGGGACAG GTCTTGCTGAGTCGGTGGTGGCAGCAGCCTTCTCCAGAGTCGGTCAGAGAGTTCTACACCTGGACAG gaggAGTTACTATGCAGCGAACTGGGCGAGCTTCACCTTCAACGCTCTGCTCACCTGGATACAGGAGCACCAT gAGGAGTCTCAGCCGGAGGAGGCTCAGGATTGGTCGAGCctgttggaggagggggaggagctgATTCACCTGTCGAGCTCAGACTCCGCCTCCATCACTAACCTGCAGGTGTTCTGCTTCACCAG tgaggaagatgaggaggaggaagctcCGAGTCCTGACGCTCcaaacaccacagaagaagacagaggaggagctgaTGACGATGCTGTCAAAGAAACATCAGAGACAGAATCTGCAG attcaaaagaagaagaaacgcaGCAGAAACCAGAAGAACCAGCagccggagaagaagaagaaaaaccg GCCTCCCAGGCGGAGGGGGCGGAGCCAGAGGCGGACCAATCGGAACCCGCTGCTGCTCAGAGCCAATCAGAGCCCGTGAAGAAGAAGATCAGCTACGCCCAGCTGGTGAAGGAGGGGCGCCGGTTCAACATCGACCTGGTCTCCAAG CTCATGTATTCTCGCGGCTCATTGGTCGATCTGCTCATCAAATCAAACGTCAGTCGCTATGCAGAGTTCAAGAACGTCACCAGGATCCTGACCTACCGCCACGGACAGGTGGAGCAG gtgcCGTGCAGCAGGGCTGATGTGTTTGCGAGCCGTCAGCTGTCTGTGGTAGAAAAGAGGAAGTTGATGCGTTTCCTGACTTCCTGTGTGGAGGAGACGGAGGAGCAGCGAG CCTACAACGGTCGGCCTTATTTGGAGTTCCTGACTGCCCAGCAGCTTGGTGACAACCTGCAGCACTTCCTGCTTCACTCTATCGCCATGGTAACAGAAGACACGCCCACAGAGGACGCCCTCGCTGCCACGCGTCACTTCCTGCGCTGCCTCGGTCGCTACGGCAACACGCcattcctgtttcctgtctacGGCCTCGGAGAGATACCCCAGTGTTTCTGTAG gaTGTGTGCTGTGTTCGGAGGAATCTACTGTCTGAGACACTCAGTAAactgtctgctggtggacaaaGACACCAACAG GTGTAAAGCGGTGATTGACAGCCGAGGACAGCGAATCAGCTGTAGCCATTTTGTGGTGGAAGAAGGCTTCGTGGGGGCGGAGCGGAAGAGGGTGGCCACGCCCACCAG GTTTCTGTCCAGAGCGATTCTGATCACTGACGGCTCTGTTCTGCCCGGCGACTCGGACCAACAG GTCTCCATGGTAACGGTTCCTCCAATAGCAGCGGGGCGTCCGGCGGTGAAAATGGTGGAGCTCTGCCCGTCCACCATGACCTGCATGCCCGGAACAT ATTTGGTCCATCTCACCTGTCAGTCAGTTGGCTCCGCCTACGAGGACCTGTCGCCGGTGGTTACCAAGATGTTCCGCACGCCAGAGTCACATGACctag agagcTGCCCGTCTGTCCTCTGGTGTATGTTCTTCAACATGGTCGACGGTTCGGGGCTGCAGGACGAAGGCCACGACCTCCCGTCTAACGTGTTCCTGTGTTCTGGTCCAGACGGCAGTCTGGGACACGACCACGCCGTCAGACAG GCGGAGACGATCTTCCAGAAGATTCTTCCTGAGGAGGAGTTCTGTCCTCCTGCTCCGAACCCTGAAGACATCATCTACGACGGAGAAAACACCTCCTCCactgcaggagaggaggagaaagaaggagcagcagaggaggaggagagggaggaagcaGGAAACGatgaggagaagcaggaggagaaacaggaggagaagaaggaggagaagcaggaggagaaacaggaggaggagcaggaggaggaggagcagggccTTCAGACTGAGGAGTAA